The following are encoded in a window of Ranitomeya variabilis isolate aRanVar5 chromosome 6, aRanVar5.hap1, whole genome shotgun sequence genomic DNA:
- the LOC143782824 gene encoding uncharacterized protein LOC143782824, whose amino-acid sequence MSDRRHADQLITRRLWEEVCSAVMDNWEELDAGAQDLARNRIIVRWRSIRDRFKREFNKEMQAPSGSRGRRSRYKHARALSFLRSTLLSRSTFCSTREPASELQPSGAIPRESATGDHVDPSVSAPTLLFDPSASSTSAGAAGRTSSLEAAGDELEFPLPHPSATAATSRPTLWSGRQRQRGQERSYAPDFLHLNASFHSAIKLLSEQTSAGYNMLNKSILELSSRLDRMQSDANQSPRHCFFQAVLRHMENLTPDLQMHVMQGCHTALAQAISHAPPPTLHVSTPFPSQSTVYPPIRPPPVRPPPVHSTPSSFVPSPLSLSQFLTSPFHSSPLTSPLSIPATPSYLTHTTSAPQVSTQPHVFTTHSTSVPPRDVLSPTLDVVRPPVSPSATISTQNYENL is encoded by the exons atgtcggaccgccgccatgctgaccagttaatcacccgacggctatgggaggaagtgtgcagtgctgttatggataactgggaggaactcgatgctggggcccaggatctagcgc gtaacaggattatcgtgcggtggcggtcaatcagggatcgcttcaagagggagtttaataaggagatgcaggccccgagtggatctagaggacgcaggagcagatacaaacatgccagagccctgtcgttcctacggtcgacgctgctgagcagaag cactttctgcagcactcgggagcctgcatcagagttgcagccctctggagcgatccctcgagagtccgccaccggggaccacgtcgacccctctgtttctgcacctacccttttgtttgatccctcagcctcatccaccagcgctggagcagcagggcggacttcgtcacttgaagctgcaggtgatgagttagagttccctttaccccacccctctgccactgccgcaacttctagaccaactttgtggtcaggacggcagcgccagagaggtcaggaaaggagctatgcgcctgactttttgcatctgaatgcatcctttcacagtgccatcaagcttttgagtgagcaaacgtctgctgggtacaatatgcttaacaaaagcatacttgaactcagcagtcgtcttgataggatgcaatcagatgcaaaccagtcaccaaggcactgtttttttcaggcggtcctcaggcacatggaaaatctaactcctgacctgcagatgcatgtgatgcaaggctgccacactgctctagcgcaggcgatatcccatgcccctccacctacccttcatgtgtcaacacctttcccctctcaatccaccgtctatcctcccatccgtcctcctcctgtacgtcctcctcccgtccattctactccttcgtcatttgttccttccccccttagtctttcccagtttttaacgtcccccttccattcttcccctttaacttctccgttatcaatcccagcaacaccttcatacctcacacacaccacatctgcacctcaagtctctacacaacctcatgttttcaccacccattccacttctgttcctccccgtgatgtcctgtcccccactctcgacgtggtccgcccgcctgtcagcccctccgctactatctccacccaaaactatgagaatctgtaa